In the Lactobacillus paragasseri genome, TTGAACTAATTGCTGCAGCGCCAAAAACGGTGCCACCGCGCTTAAAGATCACATTGAAGTTAACTGAAATTCCAAGCGCAGCCATTGCCATTCCTAAGAATACGTATGCTGCTTGAACCAAACCATCCAAAACTACTGGCGGAAATGGTAAGAATGTTCCTAAAACACTAGTTAAGATGAAACCACCTAAGAACCATGGAATTGGCAATTTTTTAGGTGCTTGCGTGTGATCCGCTGCACTCTCTTTAACTAGTCTTCGCTGATACCAGTAACCAACAATCAGGGCAACAGGCGCTAAAAGTAAAACACGAGAAAGTTTCATAATCAAGGCGCTATCTAAACTAGCTTCGCCAAATGCATTTCCAGCTGCAACAGCGTGAGCAATTTCATGTAGAGATCCACCAGCTACAATTCCAAACTGTGAATCAGTCAATCCCAGCATTGGCTTGATCACAATTTCAAGTAACGTAAAGACGGTTCCCATTACGCAAACTACCGCAACCGCAAGAACTTCGTTTTCTCTCTTACGCTCTTCATCGCAGCTCTCAATTTGAGGAGAAACACCCATTACAGCAGCTGCCCCGCAAATACCAGTACCGCAAGCAGATAGAACCGCTAATTCGTCTTCTGCCCCAAATTTTTTACTCAACCAATAAGTTAAGACAATCGTACCGCTGACGCCTAACATTGCCACTAAAATAGTCTTAATCCCAGCATCAGCTAACTTGGTTAGATTAAGCCTAAAGCCTAGTAAGATAATTCCAAGTCTCAAGAACTTATTAGAAATAAATCCAATTCCAGGTGCTGCCTCTTCTCTAACCCCTACTGGTAAAACCTGTAAAGATATTCCTAATAGCAACGCAATTACTAAAGCACCGATTAAATTGAGATATGGCAATTTAGCAATAAAAATTCCAGCGACAGAACAGATTAAGGTCATTACTGCTGCTAGACCGAATGATCTACTTTTAACAATACTTATCAATAAAAAATACCTCCAGTTTAATTGCCTATTCCAACCCAGGAAAATTTACGGAATCTGCAATTTTGTAGTGTTATAAATTGATTCTCTCTAGAAAGCGAAATTTTATAGATACTATATTATCGGATTTTAAGCTAAAAGTAAATTAATATGCTCATTAAATCACAATTATTTTAACTGATATAAAAAAGGATAAAAGCCTAAATCGTACTTTTATCCTTCAATTTTGTGAGATTATTCATAAAGTCTTTAAGATCAATCACTGTTTCAAAAGTGATAAAAAATAGTAATGCCTTAATCCATGATCGACTAAGTAAGAAAAAGAAGATGACTATTATTACCATGAAGCCAATAGCCATAAACAAAGCTAAAAAAGTCATCCCTGCGCCAAACGAATTCATAATTTCCTTAAGACTGCTTGGCTCATTTTTAACTAATAATGACAAGGCGCGATATTGCTTGCTACTTCTGATTCTAAAAGAAAGTATGGTAAAGATCATTGCGATGATAATCATCAAAGAACCCAGCAATTGAAATGACATACTCATCGCTGGCTGTCTAAAAATA is a window encoding:
- a CDS encoding YeiH family protein, with protein sequence MTLICSVAGIFIAKLPYLNLIGALVIALLLGISLQVLPVGVREEAAPGIGFISNKFLRLGIILLGFRLNLTKLADAGIKTILVAMLGVSGTIVLTYWLSKKFGAEDELAVLSACGTGICGAAAVMGVSPQIESCDEERKRENEVLAVAVVCVMGTVFTLLEIVIKPMLGLTDSQFGIVAGGSLHEIAHAVAAGNAFGEASLDSALIMKLSRVLLLAPVALIVGYWYQRRLVKESAADHTQAPKKLPIPWFLGGFILTSVLGTFLPFPPVVLDGLVQAAYVFLGMAMAALGISVNFNVIFKRGGTVFGAAAISSTCLMIFMIIMSKLFF